From the genome of Haloterrigena sp. KLK7, one region includes:
- a CDS encoding DUF4112 domain-containing protein — protein MATGSTDDIESALEEFGDDLPAGVDEAAIDRMRTVARVLDEGLKLPGTDFRFGLDPIVGILPGAGDTATAFVSLYIVAESARMGVSQSTLLRMLANIAVDTVGGSVPVLGVVFDAFWKSNVWNVKLALEDLADSGEEASGPETVVID, from the coding sequence ATGGCTACTGGTTCGACCGACGACATCGAATCGGCGCTCGAGGAGTTCGGCGACGACCTCCCCGCCGGCGTCGACGAGGCCGCGATCGACCGCATGCGAACCGTCGCCCGCGTCCTCGACGAGGGGCTCAAGCTTCCCGGAACGGACTTCCGATTCGGGCTGGACCCGATCGTCGGGATCCTCCCCGGCGCCGGCGACACCGCGACCGCGTTCGTCTCGCTGTACATCGTCGCCGAGTCCGCCCGCATGGGCGTCTCCCAGTCGACGCTCCTGCGCATGCTCGCGAACATCGCCGTCGACACCGTCGGCGGCTCGGTCCCCGTGCTCGGCGTCGTCTTCGACGCCTTCTGGAAGTCCAACGTGTGGAACGTCAAGCTCGCGCTCGAGGACCTCGCCGACTCGGGCGAGGAGGCGTCCGGTCCGGAAACCGTCGTGATCGACTGA
- a CDS encoding HalOD1 output domain-containing protein has translation MQTELSTADADDLQYDQTNDRYVFNHDPDGTATITTTIVHALASIADTDVSQGEFSLYDSVDPDALDRIFSKKADGTERTGGHIAFTALEHEVYVYANGDVIIYPPTDSPHPRAD, from the coding sequence ATGCAAACTGAACTCTCAACCGCCGACGCGGACGACCTGCAGTACGACCAGACCAACGACCGCTACGTCTTCAACCACGATCCGGACGGCACCGCGACGATCACGACGACGATCGTCCACGCGCTCGCCTCGATCGCGGACACCGACGTCTCGCAGGGCGAGTTCTCCCTCTACGACAGCGTCGATCCCGACGCCCTCGACCGCATCTTCAGCAAGAAGGCCGACGGAACCGAACGCACGGGCGGCCACATCGCCTTCACCGCCCTCGAGCACGAGGTGTACGTCTACGCGAACGGCGACGTGATCATCTACCCGCCGACGGACTCGCCCCACCCGCGGGCGGACTGA
- a CDS encoding MTH1187 family thiamine-binding protein — protein sequence MTVIALLSVAPVIEDSMSGEVAKAVDALEEYDVEYETNPMGTVIEADEIGELFAAAQAAHEAVDADRVSTVLKIDDRRTRDVSAEHKIEAVEEQLGRPPTNKDPDSGE from the coding sequence ATGACGGTGATCGCACTACTGAGCGTCGCACCGGTGATCGAGGACAGCATGTCGGGCGAGGTCGCGAAGGCGGTCGACGCGCTCGAGGAATACGACGTCGAGTACGAGACGAACCCGATGGGGACGGTGATCGAGGCCGACGAGATCGGGGAACTGTTCGCGGCCGCGCAGGCGGCCCACGAAGCGGTCGACGCCGATCGCGTCAGTACCGTGCTGAAGATCGACGACAGGCGGACGCGCGACGTCTCCGCCGAACACAAGATCGAGGCCGTCGAAGAACAGCTGGGACGCCCGCCGACCAACAAGGACCCTGACTCCGGCGAATAG
- the mch gene encoding methenyltetrahydromethanopterin cyclohydrolase has translation MESLNRMAIELVDEALDYAEELNIGGYDLDNEATVLDFGLEFEGGIEAGLLLTEIQTAGMATPSHHLGEIGDAPIPYVQLATDQPALSLLCSQKAGWELTTEDFEGLGSGPARALVAEEEEFRRVGYTDAFDLTALAVETEQDPTAAAAAQVAELAEVEPSSVFLLAYPTASLVGSITNAARAAELATFRLSELGYDPLDIVSATGRAPVAPVADDEQTAIARTNDAIAYGGTAHLTVREDADIFDSVPSTAAEDHGRPFGEVFDDLEWNFSEVPSDLFAPAKVTIDVVGGPTYVHGETDEDLLVDSFGL, from the coding sequence ATGGAGAGTCTCAACCGGATGGCGATCGAGTTGGTCGACGAGGCCCTCGACTACGCCGAGGAGTTGAACATCGGCGGCTACGATCTCGACAACGAGGCCACGGTCCTCGACTTCGGCCTCGAGTTCGAGGGCGGGATCGAGGCGGGGCTATTGCTGACGGAGATTCAGACGGCGGGGATGGCGACGCCGAGCCACCACTTAGGCGAGATCGGCGACGCGCCGATTCCGTACGTCCAGCTCGCGACCGACCAGCCGGCGCTCTCGCTGCTGTGCTCGCAGAAGGCGGGCTGGGAGCTGACCACTGAGGACTTCGAGGGGCTGGGCAGCGGTCCCGCCCGGGCGCTGGTCGCCGAGGAGGAGGAGTTCCGCCGCGTCGGCTACACGGACGCGTTCGACCTGACGGCGCTGGCCGTCGAGACCGAACAGGATCCGACTGCGGCCGCCGCCGCACAGGTCGCGGAGCTCGCGGAGGTCGAACCCAGCAGCGTCTTCCTGCTGGCTTACCCGACCGCGAGCCTCGTCGGCTCCATCACGAACGCCGCTCGAGCGGCCGAACTCGCGACGTTCCGCCTCTCGGAGCTGGGCTACGATCCGCTGGACATCGTCTCCGCGACGGGACGGGCGCCGGTCGCCCCCGTCGCCGACGACGAGCAGACGGCGATCGCCCGCACGAACGACGCCATCGCCTACGGCGGCACGGCCCACCTCACGGTCCGCGAGGACGCGGACATCTTCGATTCGGTCCCCTCGACGGCCGCCGAGGACCACGGTCGACCGTTCGGCGAGGTCTTCGACGACCTCGAGTGGAACTTCTCCGAAGTCCCGTCTGACCTCTTCGCGCCCGCGAAGGTCACGATCGACGTGGTCGGCGGCCCGACCTACGTCCACGGCGAGACCGACGAGGACCTGCTCGTCGACTCGTTCGGTCTCTGA
- a CDS encoding helix-turn-helix transcriptional regulator, which translates to MKNDLRTYRAAADLSQGDLAEAVGVSRQTINAIERDRYDPSLELAFELAAHFDCRVEDLFDPELEGDP; encoded by the coding sequence GTGAAAAACGATCTCCGGACGTACCGGGCGGCCGCCGACCTCAGCCAGGGCGACCTCGCCGAGGCGGTCGGCGTCTCTCGGCAGACGATCAACGCGATCGAACGCGACCGCTACGATCCGTCGCTGGAACTCGCGTTCGAACTGGCAGCGCACTTCGACTGCCGCGTCGAGGACCTCTTCGATCCGGAACTCGAGGGCGACCCGTGA